In the Sorghum bicolor cultivar BTx623 chromosome 4, Sorghum_bicolor_NCBIv3, whole genome shotgun sequence genome, ttattaaaaaaatatacaaacatagtcaaaattaaatcatttttgaagaaattttattaataaaccaagccatgACAAAAAAGTAATATATTGcataaaattttgaataagatgagtAGTAAAACTTGGTTTAAAAAAAGTtaaacaacttataatttgaaacataTTGAATACCTATATCTAGCTGTCGTCTAAACGCATTTTTAAAATGTTACGCAACAAGACACAACTAGCACAAGTGCATTTAACATCAATGTGCATTCATGCTTGTTGCATCTCATTTTTTTTTCCAGAGTTTTTTTAAAACACTGCAGACATCGATTATAATGTTTTGAGGATTTTTCAATATATTTTGGGTATTTTCTCATtttctaaatataaatatatgtttTGAAAATTCCAGAGATAATTTTATAGTCTTGAACTATTTTATTGGGGTTTATAGTGCCCCAActtatctctaggatttttctcGGGCCTTTTAAAAAATTGTGATTTAAAAAGCTTATAATATATTTACTggattttcatatatattaacTAAAAAGGTGATGAAAAATAACTTGCATAGTAAAAGATAGGCTCTAATAGTTATATTATCTagctttgtaaaataaaaaagttaACTATCCTTTAATTTTCGATGTTCATATATAGCCAACTGCTGACGCTAGTTAtataattttgtaaaatagtatGGTGGTTgtgaatttattattttttttttaaaaaaatattttataaaatagctaaaaaataaaatttagcTATTAATTTTAGCTAAGGGTCTGTTTAGATCCCAAATTTTTACATCCCAAAAGTTTTGGCTGTAAACTTTACATCCAAATAGGTGTTTAGATGCTTCCAAAAGCTTTTTGGTCTACAACACATAAGACAGATTTGCCCTTATTTAATGCTTGATTTGGTTCATTAATTGAAGTAAATGCACATGATTGCTGGGGGTATACCCGTCCAACTCGGATCCCTAGGCACTTTTTGGACAGTTTTGGGACTCAAGAGtcccaaattccaaatttttacaGCCCATGATTTACAGAACTCTATTTAGATCTATTCTTCCAAAAAGTGTACATTTCTCTGAAACACTTTGATTTTTAACTGCATCTAAACAGCCCCTAAACTCTCGAGTCTCGAAGTTAGCGCGAAATTCCTTCTAATATTCTATGTCCGGTGAGCTGTGACCCAGCCCATCCCGTACACCCCGATCCCCGAGTGGCCCAACTAGCCCACGTATATACTCCAAACCTAACCCTAGCAATACATTTCGCTCcccagcggcggcggccacaGCCACACGCCCACACGTCTCGCGCGGGATCTAATTCGAAACAGCACTGCCCTTTCTTCTACGGTTCCCCAAGGGCACGCTCTCTCCCTCGCGGCGACTACTGGGCGACCGCTGCCGCTGCCCAGGTGCCCATCGGTCCGTTCGCCAGGTCTTCTTCGGGCTCTTCGCCGCCGACAAGCGCTGCCAGGTACCCGCCCTTCTCTTCCGTTCCTGCTGTGCGAAGCTGAGCACTCAAACCCTAACTTGAGCTATATGTCTCCGGATCTGATCAAATTAGAAGTGTATACTGTAGTCTTTATGCTAACTTCGTTTTTTTTTTCGCAAAAATTATCGGCTGCACACCTATGTCCTTTACTGCATTCACCCCTGCTAGTCTGTTTGGTTCAGTTTAATTGGTTAGTATTGTTGGTTTGTTATTGTGTTTTTTGCTACTGCCATATCTTATGTTATCAAAGCAAGGCCTTTCGCAAAAAATTATCGGCTGCACACCTATGTCCTTTACTGCATTCACCCCTGCTAGTCCGTTTGGTTCAGTTTAATTGGTTCGTATTGTTGGTTTATTATTGTGTTTTTTGCTACTGCCATATCTTATGTTATCAAAGCAAGGCTAGTTAATCATGTTATACTATCACAGGTTGCTGTGTTAAGTCCAAACTTGTCACATGGATTCAACACAAGATTTCCAACCCAGGACATTCTCTATAAAGTTGTGGCCACCAAGTGAGAGCACACGGCTCATGCTTGTTGAGAAGATGACAAAGAATCTGTCCACAGAGTCCATTTTCTCTCGCAAGTATGGTCTTTTGGGCAAGCAAGAGGCTCATGAGAATGCAAAAAGGATTGAAGAACTTTGCTTTGCCTCGGCTGATGAGCATTTCAAAAGGGAGCCAGATGGTGATGGGAGTTCTGCTGTCCAGCTATATGCAAAGGAAACGAGCAAGCTGATGTTGGAAGTTCTGAAAAAAGGCCCAAGCACTACTGCAGAACTGGAGACACCTGTAGCTGATACACCTCTTGTGCCTGCTGATACTGTACTGGATATATCTGGTGGCAAGCGTGCTTTTATTGAGGCAGATGAAGCAAAGGAACTGCTGAGTCCACTCACCAAACCAGGAAATTCGTATAAAAGAATTTGCTTTAGCAACAGGAGCTTTGGTATTGGTGCTGCTAATGTTGCAGGGCCAATTCTTGAGGCAGTTAAGAATCAGCTCACAGAGGTTGATATCTCAGATTTTGTGGCAGGAAGGCCTGAGGATGAAGCACTTGATGTGATGCGCATATTCTCCAAAGCGTTAGAGGGTTCTGTCCTGAGATATCTGAACATCTCTGACAATGCTTTGGGTGAGAAGGGTGTCAGGGCATTCAGTGAGCTCCTGAAATCACAGGAATCCCTGGAAGAACTCTATGTGATGAATGATGGTATATCAGAGGAAGCTGCAAAAGCTCTATCTGAGCTTATTCCTGCAACTGAGAAGCTCAAGGTTCTTCACTTCCACAACAATATGACTGGAGATGAAGGTGCTATGTATATCGCTGAGATGGTTAAGCGTTCTCCAAATGTAGAGAGTTTCAGGTGCTCAGCAACAAGGATAGGATCTGATGGTGGAGTCGCATTGTCTGAGGCATTAGGGACATGCACTCGTCTGAAGAAACTTGATCTCAGGGACAACTTGTTTGGTGTTGATGCAGGGTTAGCTCTCAGCAAAACCctttcaaagcttcatgatctTGTTGAACTTTATCTCAGTGATCTCAATCTTGAGAATGAGGGCACAATATCAATTGTCAAAGCCCTCAAACAGTCAGCACCGCAGTTGGAGGTCCTTGAAATGGCAGGAAATGAAATAAATGCCAAAGCAGCCCTAGATTTGGCAGAATGCCTAACAGCAATGCAATCACTGAAGAAGCTGACCTTGGCTGAAAATGAACTGAAGGATGACGGTGCTGTGATTATTGCAAAATCATTGGAAGATGGCCACACAGATCtcaaggaacttgatgtgagcaCGAACATGCTGCAGAGGGTTGGAGCTCGGTGCTTTGCGCGGGCAGTCGCAGATAAACCAGCTTTTGTGCAACTGAACATCAATGGAAATTTCATCTCCGATGAAGGGATTGATGAGGTGAAGGAAATTCTGAAGGCTGGTAAGAAATCCCTGGATGTTCTGGGCTCACTAGATGAGAATGAACCTGACGGGGAGCCTGATGATGAGGAAGAGGACGAGGATGCTGAGGACAATGAGGACGAGCTGGATTTGAAGCTACAGAGCGTGAAGGTTGAGCAGGATGATTGACCAAGTTGGTTTTAAGGTATAAGTGCTGTTGATCCTTGGTTCCTTAGTCAGTTTTTGTTATGTAAAACCATTGCAATCTGATTATAGATTAGAACTTCACTTATTTATTCTGTTATATTCAGGTCATTGCTCCATTATAATTGGTCTGATTTATAGATGATACCTATTTTCTCAACAAGTCTTTTTGGGTAACTGTTCGCTGGTAGTTGACCTACTACTGCTCGCTGGTAGTCTTTATtacacaagatttttttttttttggggggggggggaggggggggggcatCACTTGTCGAGAGGATGTTCTGGCCATTCATTGGTAGATAAACCTCTTGTTTCATTGATATAAGCAGTTAAATACATCACTACTCAAAGGATCTGTGTGCTGTTCCCACATGGTAACCTTTAAATCTCTTCCACAGGCCCTGATCTGTGGATTTAATCATGAACCGTGTGTCACAATATATACTTCCAGTAAAAATGTTAGTGCAACAATTTATGCTTCCAAGTTTCAGTAAAAATGTTAGTTCAGGAGTATTAGAAAACACACACGCTGCTTGTATCGATGCAGCTTTTCACATGACATCTGGTTTGCTTTGTGTTTTTGTTATCAAATCAAGTTGGTTGTAAGATGTAAGCTAGTAGCAGAGTCTTGATTACTGTGGTTCCTAATCAGTTTTTGTTATGTAAAACCAATTATCTTGTGCGTTCTCATTTCTGATTATAGATTATAACTGCTTATTCATTATGTTATGTTCATGACATTATTTTGTTATAAATGAACTGATTTATAGATGCTACCCACTTCCCCAACATTTTTTTGGGTGACTGCGCTTTAGTAGTTGACCTACTACTATAAGGTTGTCTCTGTGACCCTGCTTTGGTCAGTAAATTCATTTGCTAAGTCTGTATTATGTTCACTTTAATCACAGGTTCCACCAGTTACCTGAATTTGACCAAGGGAAATGTCCTGGGCTCACTAGATGAGAATGAACCTGACGGGGAGCCTgatgatgaggacgaggacgcTGAGGACAATGAGGATGAGTTTGATTCGAAGCTGCAGAGTGTGAAGGTTGAGCAGGATGATTGACCATTCTTAGGTTAAATATCTTTAGCGCTAACTGTTTTTTGTTGCAATGTGCTGTAGAACTTATGTGGTGGATGCACTCAACCCACGCTGCAATAAAGTAGTCTTTGGCCTCAAAACATATGTTATGAATATCAACCAGCCAGATCCTGAGATCCATGAAGATTAACTCATTATATTGGTCTGGATGCGCTCCTGTGAGCTGGGTTTTGTTGAATTTGTACCTAGGGTTCTGATCTGATCTGGAAAtgcccgcccccccccccccccccccccccccccccccccctgtgCCAAGCTCACTATATTTTCTGCAACGACTGCCATGTTTCTTGAGGTTCTAATACCTAGGCAGACCTACAGTAAGCATTGCTTATTCAAACAACAGCTATAGTATATCAGAATTCAGCCTACAGACGCGCTGCTGCGGTACAGGATTCCCCTACAGTTTCACCAAAACAAATATCAGCCTAAGAGTAAAAGCATGTGAGTCTAAAAATATGTCAGGTTTGTATCATGGGTTTAGCTCGATATTATAGCAAAGAAGCAATAGTAGAGAAATGACGTTGCATAGGGTCGGTCGACTGCTAAGATATTACAGTGAACATTCATCGTAGGAAATATTACTGTGTCGATTCCTTTAGATCATTTCGGTAATAACACAAATACATATTATCTCTTTGTCCTCCCAACTCCGAGGGTTTGGCTTGCAGGTACGGTACTTGGAGCCAAACCATATGTGATAACTATTCTACTATTTTCAATCCATCTGCTCATGTATTCCATTTTCCTACTAAGATGGTAGTATTCTAATCAGTCGCTTCACTCTCATGTGTTTGTTTTGCATATGTCCTTCAAAAGGACTCCTGTAAGATCTAATTGTCCATTCTCAGAACCGGGAGGGTGATGGTAAAATTGAGCTTGATACAATGAAGCTTATCTTCTTGTCAAAAGCTTCAGCCTGTTGCAGTTTGGAAGATATATTGCATGTCATCTGCCACTCTGCAGAGATAACTTGTAGGCAGCTGTGCATATTTTGAATTGATTACTAAGTGTCaagcattttattttatttttattttttggtgTATCAAGGGATCCAACTGCGCCGAAAGGATAAGAAGATTCTAAATGACATAAACGCTGACAAAGATGGTAGACTCCTATTTCATATTGTCAcggagaatggaaaaaggaagAAGCGTGTTCAGACCAGAGGAGATAATATTCTTGCTAGCAAATGACTGCTTAACTGGAGACCCCCTAATCCATGATTTATCCCTCAATCAGATCGTTTGCTTGTCtagttgcaaacaccccttgatTTTCTCCCCTACTATGTTGACTATAGTGGACTCCCATGCAGGAAACAAATTCAATATGCTCAAATGGATGTAGGATTGCCAAATGCATGCGAGAATATTTTATATACAAAAAGAACTACAGATCTGCCATAAATTCTATGATCCTTGCAAATAGTCTACATCAAAAGCTGGGAAGAGCAGTCCATTTCTGCTGAAACAACTGCCTGGGATTGGAATTGTAACAGCAAAGGTTATTAATTTTGTGATTGTTTATTGTTATGTAGCCACTGCTGTATCTGCAGccagcataattaattcttgagtCACTTGCCACCTCAGGCTCTGAAGACTGCTGGAATTCATAGCTTTGAGACCTTCGCAACTGCTGATTCGAGAAAGATAGGATCTGCCACAGGACGCGATTATCCATTTGGGAATCATATCAAAGAATCGATGTCATCATTACCACCCAAAATTGATATACACATAGAGGGAACTGGAAACAGACTTGGGAAACCGACTATTACTGTAACAGGAACTTGGGAAATCCTTTCAAAACTGGAACTCCAGCTGAAAACCAgtttgcttgagcttatctgtcgAATCTGTCAATCAttgaacagtgtttttctctcataacaaatcagcgaacagtactttcagtcaTTCCCCTTCCGTGCTTCCAGTCTGTTCAATGCATAAAGCAAGTCCGAGTTGCAGGTCAATCCTTCGATAGTTCGATATTCAGGAATATTGCAAGGATATCTTGAGGAGCAGAAAGGACAGTCAAGGAGGTTACAAGAGTGAGTATCTTTTCCTTTCTATGATCTGCTGAAGATCCTGAGCAGTGTACGGTCAGTTCAATATCCTGCCCATAACATGCAGTGTAACATGGAAAAGCATATTCTTTTCTGGCATCAGTTTAGTTTTGAATGCTGTTCTGTGGTCTGTACACATAACTGGAGTATGCTTATGTATGGTACATGTACAAGTTGTTATTGGCTGCACAAACTATGATGTTTTCTGCCGGGTGCCATGCTAGATGCTTCACCTTTGATGCCATGTTGCATGAAACTTCCTCCTTGCCGTCGGACCTCGGACCATCATGACCTGCGCGACAAGAGATTTTCCAGAGCACATTATGATGAGCTTCAGTGATAACCTCTTGGAGACATAGCTCGAAGCCTCAAAGCACACATGAAAAACTTGGCAAGCAAATAGATCTTCCCTGACCTTTTCTATTAACTCCAAGAGGGAAATTGCTGAGCAGCGCTGGAAGCTTTGTAGGAGCCTGTAATTGTATCCTGCGGCCAAAGTGCAAGGTTCAGTAGGCGCCAGAACTGTATTAAGTAATGAACTTTGGACCTTTGGAGTTTGATGTTATTTACTTATTTGTCAACAAACCATAGCCATATAAAAACCCGGCATGGCATAAAAAAGTTTGGAGTTTGATCTTGTTCAGATGAACAGCACGCTATGTTCTCTCAAAATGAGAAGGAAAAAAGAAGCAGTAATCTTTGACGCAATGTACCTGTAAGGGTTGGTGCTAGCTTCCAACGTAGTGCCGCTTGTCTGCGCAGCAGCACGGGAGAAAACTTTGAAGGTATTGCTGCTTATCATAAGAACCATAAGGAAAAAGGTGTTCGAGTGTCCAAGATGGCGAGATCACTATAGACTACACTTGCGTTTCAGTAGTAGAAACCTGTAAGATCCAGTAGCGAAGTAGGCGCCATCCTTGCTTGCGCAGCAGCTGAACCTGTCGAAAATGTAGTCGTCGGTGTACAGCTCCGACAGCTGCAACGCCAGCACACAAGCAACATTTCTGAAATTACCATCTTTTCTTTGATACTCTACCAAAAGAAGGTTCTGAAATTCTGATAAGAGTTTTGATCCACGAACTGGAGAGTAAATTGTAAACATACCTTTGGGCGAAGGAACTCGTGCACTTTGTATGTTGCGACGGGTGAGGTTTCCACGCGCAGGTCCCAGAGCTGCAAAACAGTGAGGCTTCAGGGTGAGGCATTGTTGCATCGCTGCTTGCTGACAACAGCTAGCTGCACAGTTGGTACTTGGCACAAATGGAGTTTATAGCACTTTGAGGTTCATGTAGTCGCGAGTTAGAAGGTATTGTCCGTCGCCTGTGAACTTTAGATCGGTGATGCAAGATATTATCTCAGTAAAAAATGTGCTGGGCTGAGGGCGGTTCTCGCGGTCCTGGAATCTGTTCAGTAAGCGACAGTTTCAGGGGGAAAACAAAAGGCACAATAGCAGAAATAGCAGAAGCTAACCGCGCAGAATACGCGTGGAGAGTTGAGATGGAGGGGGCTGCAGAAGTCACTCACATTCTCACGCTCTGGTCGCACAGCGCCGATCGCCGCAGGTCGACCAGCCGGACGAGGCCGCTGGAGCTGCCGTAGGCCAACAGGCTGCAGGACGACGGGTGGAACTCCGCCGTGGTGATCACCTCTGCTTCGTCACACTCAGATGTCAGTGCCAGCGCTTGCTACGGTTGCCGTTCACGAACTGGACATATACGCTAGTACAATACACTTGGGTggtaaggaaaaaaaaaataataaaatgacGAAATCACCTACGAGATCCTCCATGTCCGCGGGCCTCATGTCCACGATGTTGAAGCACTGGCTCGTCACCTCCAGGTGCCACAGGTTGATCCTCACGTCGTCCGCGGACACGAACGTCTCGCCGTCGCTGTACATGAACAAGCATTGACCTCCATCGCTTTGCCAAGAATAGAATCAGTAGGGTTCAGGCAGGATGAACCAGCAATTCATTTAAATAAAGTCAGCCAACCAGTTATTCGAGACAGAGTGGATGTTGAACTCGTGAGCCCGGCCGAAGACTCTCCGGCATTTCGCAGAGTACCCATCTCCGACATCGCCTACCTGTTCACAAAATCACATCGATCAAATTAACTGAGCTCGGCAGATCGAACATTGCAACTCAGCAATGCTAGCTGCAGCCTGAAGAGAGTACTAAAAACCTTTTCAGG is a window encoding:
- the LOC8072471 gene encoding RAN GTPase-activating protein 2, with translation MDSTQDFQPRTFSIKLWPPSESTRLMLVEKMTKNLSTESIFSRKYGLLGKQEAHENAKRIEELCFASADEHFKREPDGDGSSAVQLYAKETSKLMLEVLKKGPSTTAELETPVADTPLVPADTVLDISGGKRAFIEADEAKELLSPLTKPGNSYKRICFSNRSFGIGAANVAGPILEAVKNQLTEVDISDFVAGRPEDEALDVMRIFSKALEGSVLRYLNISDNALGEKGVRAFSELLKSQESLEELYVMNDGISEEAAKALSELIPATEKLKVLHFHNNMTGDEGAMYIAEMVKRSPNVESFRCSATRIGSDGGVALSEALGTCTRLKKLDLRDNLFGVDAGLALSKTLSKLHDLVELYLSDLNLENEGTISIVKALKQSAPQLEVLEMAGNEINAKAALDLAECLTAMQSLKKLTLAENELKDDGAVIIAKSLEDGHTDLKELDVSTNMLQRVGARCFARAVADKPAFVQLNINGNFISDEGIDEVKEILKAGKKSLDVLGSLDENEPDGEPDDEEEDEDAEDNEDELDLKLQSVKVEQDD
- the LOC8072473 gene encoding serine/threonine protein phosphatase 2A 55 kDa regulatory subunit B beta isoform isoform X1, which gives rise to MPMRRRSTRSVAPSPTTSPSPSGRREPQPPSRLLPQWKFSQVLGELPPAAADAHRDGAPRPQDDDADEISAIEFDGRGEYLAAGDNAGRVILFRRTDDGDGALLRSRAELERADRAGGAPPPPRYSYATEFQSHVPEFDVMHSLEISEKIKRVRWCARPNSSLLMLAANDRTVKLWKVSEHKKAPKKGSDRPQRWGTTAALSLQEPYYSESEWAAMEPRGSSGDPADERPEKVGDVGDGYSAKCRRVFGRAHEFNIHSVSNNCDGGQCLFMYSDGETFVSADDVRINLWHLEVTSQCFNIVDMRPADMEDLVEVITTAEFHPSSCSLLAYGSSSGLVRLVDLRRSALCDQSVRIFQDRENRPQPSTFFTEIISCITDLKFTGDGQYLLTRDYMNLKLWDLRVETSPVATYKVHEFLRPKLSELYTDDYIFDRFSCCASKDGAYFATGSYSNTFKVFSRAAAQTSGTTLEASTNPYRIQLQAPTKLPALLSNFPLGVNRKGHDGPRSDGKEEVSCNMASKVKHLAWHPAENIIVCAANNNLYMYHT
- the LOC8072473 gene encoding serine/threonine protein phosphatase 2A 55 kDa regulatory subunit B beta isoform isoform X2 encodes the protein MPMRRRSTRSVAPSPTTSPSPSGRREPQPPSRLLPQWKFSQVLGELPPAAADAHRDGAPRPQDDDADEISAIEFDGRGEYLAAGDNAGRVILFRRTDDGDGALLRSRAELERADRAGGAPPPPRYSYATEFQSHVPEFDVMHSLEISEKIKRVRWCARPNSSLLMLAANDRTVKLWKVSEHKKAPKKGSDRPQRWGTTAALSLQEPYYSESEWAAMEPRGSSGDPADERPEKVGDVGDGYSAKCRRVFGRAHEFNIHSVSNNCDGETFVSADDVRINLWHLEVTSQCFNIVDMRPADMEDLVEVITTAEFHPSSCSLLAYGSSSGLVRLVDLRRSALCDQSVRIFQDRENRPQPSTFFTEIISCITDLKFTGDGQYLLTRDYMNLKLWDLRVETSPVATYKVHEFLRPKLSELYTDDYIFDRFSCCASKDGAYFATGSYSNTFKVFSRAAAQTSGTTLEASTNPYRIQLQAPTKLPALLSNFPLGVNRKGHDGPRSDGKEEVSCNMASKVKHLAWHPAENIIVCAANNNLYMYHT
- the LOC8072473 gene encoding serine/threonine protein phosphatase 2A 55 kDa regulatory subunit B beta isoform isoform X3, whose protein sequence is MTTVSTDQSDEISAIEFDGRGEYLAAGDNAGRVILFRRTDDGDGALLRSRAELERADRAGGAPPPPRYSYATEFQSHVPEFDVMHSLEISEKIKRVRWCARPNSSLLMLAANDRTVKLWKVSEHKKAPKKGSDRPQRWGTTAALSLQEPYYSESEWAAMEPRGSSGDPADERPEKVGDVGDGYSAKCRRVFGRAHEFNIHSVSNNCDGGQCLFMYSDGETFVSADDVRINLWHLEVTSQCFNIVDMRPADMEDLVEVITTAEFHPSSCSLLAYGSSSGLVRLVDLRRSALCDQSVRIFQDRENRPQPSTFFTEIISCITDLKFTGDGQYLLTRDYMNLKLWDLRVETSPVATYKVHEFLRPKLSELYTDDYIFDRFSCCASKDGAYFATGSYSNTFKVFSRAAAQTSGTTLEASTNPYRIQLQAPTKLPALLSNFPLGVNRKGHDGPRSDGKEEVSCNMASKVKHLAWHPAENIIVCAANNNLYMYHT